The DNA window CCCGAGGATATTGAATTGagcttcaaagtttctattccttttGGTGATCAAATGGTCATGTCAAGcattgtgaagaagtttgagctTCGTTTGCAAAAAGATGTGGTTTAGGAAGATCTTATCGTACTCCTGATTCCTGAATTCAACATcattcttggcatggattggctaatATTGAAttgagcttcgatagattttcgacAGAGGTCAGTGTATATTCAACCGCCCAGCGGGAAATCTTTTGTCCTCGAGGCAGGAAGGAACAAGCAAGTGCCGCACATCATCTTCTGCATCTGTGAGAGGAAACTTATGAAGCGAGAGTATGTTGAGGTTGTCAAAGACTTTCCAAGCATGTGTTACTTCAGCACCTGTTCCCGTCCGTCAGGagctagaggatgttgaggtCGTCAAAGACTTTCCCAGCGTCTTTCCTGAGGGCGTTTCTGCGTTCCGCCGGatcgagaggtggaattttctattgagttgatgtcggGCACTATGCCAATGTCTAAGGCAccatatcgtctagcacccgccgAAATGAATGAGCTAAAAtaccaaattaaaaatttgctGGACAAGAGTTTTATTTGCCCGAGTAATTATTCGTGGGAAGCACCTGtattatttttgaagaaaaaagatggtagtatgcgactctgcattgattatagatAGCTGAACAGAGTCAACATCAAGAAAATTATCACTTGCCTAGAatcaatgatttatttattcaattgcaaggagcatcgattttCTCGAATAAAGATCTTAGTtcgggataccatcagctgaaggtgaactagtctgatgttcataagatggcttttaggactcgatatgggcactacgagtttatggtgtTGCCGTTCGAGTTGAgtaatgcgccagcgatcttcatggatctcattaatcgggtatttcagccatatctagATCAATTTATCATagtcttcatagatgatattctgatgTAATCGAGGAGCTAAGAAGAGCATAGTTTGCACTTGAGAATGACCAATTGTTGCAACATAGAAAGTTATTCGCTAATTTcagcaaatgcgagttttggcttgagagagtggcgttcttaggccacgttaTTTCTAGAGATGAagttgaagttgatccaagcAAAACCCAGGCAGTTAGAGAGTGGGCAGTACCAAAGAGCGTAACCGAGATACCTAGCTTCTTGGTTCTAGCTGATTATTATCAGAAATTTATTAAAGGGTTATCTTCTATTGCAATATCCTTGATTGAcgagaagaatgcaaagttcaATTGGGGATCCGACAATCAAGAGAGTTTTGAGAAGCTGAAGCAAACTTTGACGTCAGCGCTAGTTCTAtcgatgccatcagggcaaggagattatGTTCACTATACGGACGCTTCGAAACTTGGTTTAGGCCCAGtcctgatgcaaaatgaccgagtgatagcttatgcgtctaggcagttgaaggttcatgagaaaaatTACCTGACTTATGACCTCGAGCTCACTGCAGTAATATTTTGTGAGGATTCAGAATTTCAAAGAAAATCAGGCAAGCAATCACACTCGAAATTAAGCTCAAAACTTTAATCTTAACTATAGAACTCaactataaatttaaaatttcagtTAACACGGCTCGAGGAAGCAACTCAGAAGCTCGAGGATTAACTCTAAAGGGATCTACGCCATAAGAAACTGCAACAATCGAAGCGTTGTCACCGGAGGAGTAAACCTATAGCTCATTAACCTAATATTttagctcaaggaagctcatccATTTTTGTCCTAAAAGAACAAAAAATGGAGCTAGGAGAAGAGATAAAGGACTAGACACATTTAATGTGCAAGAAATGACTCTTTAGTTAACCAAAGTGACCCTTGAGTATGGAAAAATTTGGACCACATTGATGGCTTTTCTTGGGCTTCAAGGGGGCAGCCAAAGGGAAAGGGAAGAGCCATATTTGCACCTATAAATAAGACCTCATATGCGGAAGAAAATGCTACAAAATTCCTCCCCAAATAACCTTCAAAGTTTGGTCCCTCCCTCTGCCAAAATACCTCTCAGCCGCTGCTAGGAAAGGAGGAAGAAAGAAGTCCTGTTCTGGCTATTTTGTGCTGTAGATTGATGTCCATAATGTCGTTAGGTTCCTGTCCAAGTTTGGCCACCATCTATTCGAATTTCAGCAAAGCTTCGTACGCTCGAGTTTCGGCAAGTCTCGAAGCATACCCTCAAATTTCTGcaagtgggtttttgttatgTAACTCTtcgtattttaaaatttgtgtaaGAATATCATGAAATACTTGTATGTGTCTAGTTATTATCGAAAATTGGTaatcatatattttaaaatctcgATTGATATACGTTTTGTTTCCTCTGTCTTCGGTGATCTTTGATTCTACTGAGTCCTTTAGAAATTCTGATACGAACTGTTTGATAAATCTGATTTTTGGTAATTCACTGTTATGATTTGAGTTGGAGATGTAACGACAATTGTAAGTTCTGTCTTGCCCTCAttagtgggtataaaactgtgttctggcccccatcaatgggcataaaactgtgttctttCTTGCttccatcagtgggtataaaactgtgttctgacCTCACCCCTTACAGGACTAACATATGggagacaatttgaccatggataaCGAGATGAATAATAGTGTTTCGTTTGTTCTGCTCCGTTCTATTATAAAAAGTTCTGATAAGTTTTGTTTCACCTTTCGAGTCTGATTCGATTAATGTTTgatataataagttttgaaagtatGTTAAAAgatgtttttttatatatcattttatgTATCTGTGataatcgatcgacccccacttgctgagtgttttccaaaGCACTCACCCTTACATATATTCACAGATAAGACCGAGGAACAAGTGAATGATGAagagcaagaaacattctgggGCTGATGAATGCATCAAGAGACCTTGGATCAAAGCTTTGTATTTCCTTTGTATTTCTCTTCCGCACTATTGATGTAATTTTATTCTATTgtcgttgtaaagacaatatttatttatgaaaaggATTGTTATTGGTTGTTTGCTGTGAGacttaatttttttcatgaatgttGATAAACAATGTCGAATGTCACCGACACCTCGGATTTGGGgcatgacatttaagtggtatcaaagcCTCCATGTTCATAATTCTGCTAggattttgatagacaaatTTTTGGCAAAAGCTTAGTGCATTCCTACCTAAAACAAACTTTCATTCTTTCCCTAATTTTTTTCCAGAAACTCAAATTCTATCTCCTTCAATCATTCTGCAAATTCTTAGTATTGAAAATTCCACGAAAACTTTGTTTCAATCCAAATTTTGtacctttctatcctttattttaatattgttcTGAAATTTTACCTCGCTTTATTCTgggaaatggctgctccacgaACTCGTGCTCAAGCTGCCTTCGCACGCTACAGCTCACTATTGACAATCAAACTAGGGAAATTGCGACTCTGAAGGCTCAACTCGCCATGCAGAAATTAGAAAAACAGGAACTTATAGAGATCAAGAACCTACTCCAGACTGACGTGCAGCGACTCACCCATCACCTAGACTTGGCCGAAAGCCAACTTCTTTTGGTACCTACTGATTCAGTCCGTATCGAGCGCCTAGCTAGCTTGAACCTAGAGTTACTAGCGAGAGTTGAGACTGAGAGAGACCGTGCTACTCGTGCTCGTCATCGTCAAGAAGAAATCACTAACAAGCAAGAACGATACATTTCTAAGCTTCATAGTGCCATGGATATGCCATAAGATCAGAATAATTATTTGCATCTTGTGGTGAACCCGGAAGAGGAGGAGACTATGGATATGGTTGATGATGATAGTGACGATGGAGACATGATAGACTAGGTTAGACTAGTATTATGATTGTAATAAAACTATGCTTTGAAAAACAATAAGTGTAAtaacttatttaaaataaaaactctATTATTATCCTTAAATTATCGCATTTACATATGAGTATTTTATAAAaccaataaattaaattaattttcttttaaccTTTATAGGAAATCAAATATAGACCCTCGAACCATTATAACCGAACTTCAAAAAAAACTCTAAGCAAAGGAAGCAGAAATTGAAACATTGAAGGTAAGAAATGACAAGCTCGAGAGAGATAACTACCAACTAGATGTAAATAATTTATGCATGGATAATGACCTCTACGAGTCACGTGAAGAAGTAAAAAGGTTACGAGAAGACGTCAGACGTTACACTGCCTACCATTATGAGTCAGAACGGCAACACGAGATCACCAAACGAAAGTTGGATGAAGCGCAAGATAAGATTTTTACTCTCCAGATTCGGAATGACAGCCGTCTCAAAACACAACGCCGCCTTGAATACCAATCTACAATTCAGCAGCTACAAGATGAAGTGGAAACGTTGACAAATCATGACACtcttttggaacaacacatccATCAATTACAAAATGACATGATCAATATGGAAGACCTCATGGGTGAACTCGAAGAAAACCAAGGAGAAAACCCTATGGAAGAAGAAATCGACGAAGCTGTAGGGGATGGTGAAGTACTGGACGAGTAAGATGATCCATAGGATAAGCATTTATTGTATTTAGGTCAATTAGGCTAATCGATTTTGTTACTGAAAGACTgattttattcattttgaaGATTAATGAAAATTTTTTTTGATTATGCATTGTtacaaacaaattaataaaatatatgttcatAGGAAATGGCGGGAAGACCACCCAAAAACAATCATAATCCACACGGCGCCAATCAAAACGAAAATCCACTGTCACCACCGAGGGTGAATCTTAGCCAAGAAGATATGATGACAATAGATACTATAATAGCTGCAACCCTACAAGGAATTGTGAACCCAAATGCTAACGCCGTTCAGCCACCACCAGAACAACCACCTCGTGGCATTAAGTATCACTACAAATCTTTCCGAAGGAACCGGGTCCTAGCCTTTGATGGGAATCCTGATCCAGAAGTCAGTCATAACTGGCTTAAGAATATTGAAACCCAACTCCATTTGCTGGAAATACCTGAAGAGCTTAGAGTTGAAGTAGTGACACCATTTCTTGAAGATTGGGCACAGAAGTGATGGGAAACGGTACCACCATCCTTGGTTGAGATTGAGCAGATCACATGGAAAATCTTCATAAGGGAATTTTTGATGCAATACTACCCAGAAAAATTTCATCTGCAAAAGTTAAGtgagttcgaaaattttaaacaaacatcAGACATGATAATGATGGAGTACACATTGAATCAATGATCTTGGAACCTATGTTCCAACTATCATGTCTGATGAAACCCTGAAAAGGCATTGTTTTAAGAAAGGGCTAAACAGCCAAATTCAGTCTGCTTTGGTTGTATTTAGACCTAACAATTTTGCGAATTTAATGTGCACGGAAATGATCGCAGAAACAGACATCAAGCTCCGTGAAGAGGAAAGCAAAAACAAGAGGCCCTTCATCAGTCAGTCTGCTCAGAGTGGCCCCAAATTCAAAAGGCCAAACCATTCAAGTGGCCCCTCAAAGGGAACCTTTAACAATGCTGTCAACAAGGAAGGAAAGTGCTGTTATACTTGTCGGCAAAATCATATCGGAGAATTTTATAGAAAGTTGGGAGCTTGCTTCAAATGTGGGAAATTAGGACATCAGATTAAAGAGTGTCCTGAGAGCAAAGATAAAGAAACTGGACCAAACAAACcaaatgaaaacaagactaaCGCTCGAGTGTATGCAATAACTTAAGAAGAAGCGGATAACACCAATGATGTTGTGGCAGGTATGGTTTTACTCAATGAACTGCCTGCTTATGCCTTGTTTGATTGTGGTTCTACTCACTCATAAGTGTCTAGACAATTTGTTAAAAGCTAAAACTTGAGCATGAAACTCTTAGTGAACCGTTAAAGAGTTGCAACACCTGCTAGCAaaacaattaaaacacataAGGTATACCGAAACTGTAAAATTCGCATCAGTAAACAGATCTTTGTGGCAGAATGGATTCAGTTCAATATGATTGAGTTTGACATAATTCTTGGGATGGACTAGTTAGCTAAACACTATGCCATGGTAGATTGTCAAAAGAAAGATGTCAAACTTCATACTCCAAATCAAAAGGAAATAGATATCATGGGAAGTCCAAGGGACATAAATCTATTCTATTTGTGTCACAAACCTTAAAAGCCATAAAATGTGGTGAAGAAATTTACTTAGAAATGATCAACAAAGTCAGAGAATAAGCTGCCCCAAAGTTGGAGGATATTCCTgttgttcaagaatttccagatgtttttcccgaagactTTCCGCGTGCGATACCCAATAGAAAAgtggaatttgaaattaatttggtccctggtgctgcaccaatTTCAATGGAACCTTACCGAATGGCGCCAGCAAAACTAAAGGATTTAAAGGAGCAACTTCGGGAATTATTGGACAAGAAGCAAATCCGACCTAGtgcatccccgtggggagccccagtactgttcgtaaagaagaaggacggaaACATGAGactatgcattgattatagggagttgaataagatcacaataaagaataagtacccgctCTTAAGAATAGATGATATTTTTGATAAACTAAAAGGAGCAAAGGTCTTTTCAAAACTCGGCCTAAGATCAGGTTATCATCAATTGAAGGTCAAGGCTGAAGATATTCTTAAAAAaacttttaggacaagatatggacattatgaattcgTAGTGATGCCTTTTAttttaacaaatgctcctgcagcattaATGGACCTCATGAACAGGGTATTCGAGCCATACCTCGATAAGTTTGTGGTagtttttatagatgatatcctgGTGTACTCGCCAAGTGAGGAAGACCATCGAGAGCATCTGCGTTTCACGTTGCAGTCACTGCATGAAAAGGAACTATACGccaaatttaagaaatgtgaatttttgcTAAAAGGTGTGGCTTTCTTAAGCCATATAATCTCTGAATTAGGGGAGTcagtggaccctaagaaagtagaggcgaTCAGGGACTGGCCACAACCGAAAACAGTAAACAAAGTtaggagttttctgggtttagctggctattatagaaaatttgttgaaTGATTTTCTTCTATAGTCATTCCTCTCACCAAACTTACaatgaaaaattcgaaattcatttggaatgaagcatgtgagaaaatttttgaaacccTGAAGACGAAACTCGCACCTACACCAGTACTAGTTCTTCCCGAGGATGGAAAGAACTTCACAATATATAGTGACGCTTCAAAGGAGaattaggatgtgttcttatgcaggaAGGTCAGGTAATTGACTACGCATCAAGGCAATTAAAACCttatgagaaaaattacccaattcatgatcttgagttagcagcAATTGTATTTGCGCTaaagatctggagacattacctTTATCGGGTCAAATGCGAAGTATTTACTGATAATCAGAGCCTCAAATACATACGCACTCAAAAATaactaaacatgaggcaaagaaggtggattgAACTTCCCAAAGATTACGATTTATCAATCAATTACCATCtgggtaaggcaaataaggtagcagatgctttgagccgaagGAACATTGGGAAGGTGAGCTTATCCTCTCTATCAGCACAACCATGCCTCCGGGAAGCAATAAAATTGAAACAAAGTCAAGATCCCTCCATCACGAAGATTAAGGAACAAATTCAAGAAGGAAAAAGTCAAGAATACCAGACTGAAGAGAATGGTGTTCTCTGGATGAAGGGACGTTTGTGTGTTCCAGACATCGATGGGATTTGGGAAGAAGTAATGTCCGAGACACATAAgccgaaattttcagtccacccgggaagcaccaagatgtatcgaGATTCGAAAAAGAATTATTGGTGaaatggaatgaagaaagacgtagcTGTCTTTGTTTCTAAGTGCCTAGCCTGTCAATAAGTCAAAGCGGAATATCAACgacctggaggacttctgcaaCCATTACAAATACCAAAGTGGAAGTGGGAACacatctccatggatttcgtagtaggaTTACCAAAATCGAGACAAAGTCATGATGGGATTTGGGTAATCGTTGAAAGATTACCAAATCGGCACATTTCTTACTAGTTCAAATGAATTAAAACTTGGGTAAACTAGCCACCTTGTACACGGATAACATAGTGAGATTACACGGGGTTTCGGAAAGTATATTATTCGATAGAgacccaagatttgtatcacaattttggaaaagttttttAGAAGCCATGGGACCAAAGTaactctcagcacggcctatcatccacaGATTGATGGCCAAAACGAAAGTACAATTCAAACCTTCGAGGACATGTTGAGGGCATGTGCTCTGGATTTTAATGGGAATTGGAGTGAATAGTTAACTCTGATAGAATTTTCCAATAATAAAAGCTATCACAGTAGTATCGAAATGGctcgtatgaagcactgtatggtcgaAAGTGTAGGTCACCTATGTACTGGGATGAAGTCAGAGAAAAGGCTATCACTGGACCTGAGCTTGTTCAAGAAACCATTGAAAAAGTAGCCATAATCAAGGAAAGAatcaaggcagctcaagatcgacaaaagaacTAGGCTGATTTAAAGCGAAGACCGTTGGAAATAGAAATCGGTGAAAAAGCTTATGTTAAAGTCTCacctatgaaaggagtggttCGGTTCAGCAAGTCTGGAAAACTAAATCCAAGATATGTTGGACCCTTCGAGATACTGGAAAATTTTGGAACCCTAGCCTACCGACTGACTTTACCACCAGAAATGTCAAGAGTTCACAACGTCTTCCACATCTCACAACTAAGAAAATAtgtcccagacccgagtcaCATTCTTAACATTGCACTGCTGATGATCAAAGGACACCTGAACAAAGagctaaaatatgaataattccttattcgaatagtggacaccTAAGATCAAGTGCCGAGAAACCGAAAAATCTCATATGTCAAGATACAATGGTCGAACCATACGGAACGAGAATCAATTTGGGAATTAGAAGAAAGAATGCATACTCAATATCCTAATCTGTTTAAAAGATCTAGCTAATCCAATTCTCGAGGATGAAACTTCCACtaaggagggtgggatgtgaggaATTGGAATTTCAAAGCAAATCATGTAAGCAATCACACTCGAAATGAAGTTCAAAACTTTAATCGTAACTATAAAACTCAACtataaacttaaaatttcaGTTATCACGGCTCGAGGATGAACTCAAAAGGGACCTACGCCATAAGAAACTTTGAGGATCGAAGAGTTGTCGCCGAAAGAGTAAACCCCCAGCTCATGAACCTAATATTTTAGCTCAAGGAAGCCCATCCattcttgtcctaaaagaactAAAAATTGAGCTAGAAGAAGAGCTAAGGATTAGACAAATTTAATGTGCAAGAAACGACTCTTTAGTTAACCAAAGTGACCCTTGAGTTGAAATgtgatcgattaaggtgcccgtatgcgcaacggaagtttaaaaatttttttctagcaagaaaaccgagcaccctaaacaatagtgtgtagcaaatacaataaaacacaaaatgacattcatagagttttttagaaaataaaggAGAATTGAcaaccaaaatttcggccatcttAGTTTAGGAGAGAAGGGGAAACattttttcttggttgtgtaaaaagttaaagtgtGTCCCAAAGGCATGCATGCTTATTGactcaaaaagttgtctccaacctttcacctcccaagcatgcaattctatttgggcttgtaacaataaCAAAGctcatggactttaatttaattgtttcaaacaaatttgagaccaattaaaccaaatttgagaccaattaaaccttacttgattttattcaagcccactagttggataattatttctaattggactctacaaggcccaatgttgtttaattaattcaacacttgaattaatttaattatttggactctactaggtccactagcatttaattaattcaacacttgaattaatttaattatttggactctactaggtccactagcatttaattaattcaacacttgaattaatttaatttaatccataatgatgttttatgaaaatcacaattttcaaatacattatttgtttgaccaagttttaatttaggaacacttcctcaaattaaaagttacattctacttataaaagtcatacttctatttttatttacgcttataaactcctttataagccgttcaacacattgaactattttaacttctcaacgggatctagaaagttagcacttgtgtggctctcaatggttcattgatacaactagccgtgagttcacatctccatgtgattcgggactaaacatgtccttatatgagcataccccaattgcttcattcttacttatcaactccttgataataagaacgatagaactcaagtctgatagtaaccaaccaatcatgttaaatgcctagcagcatcgcttacatgatttcctatgtatcaaatgatagtgcctgcaagaaccattcaattatagttagcgtacagtacggtcacttcaactcatatattcagaccgattcgacaactattggtatatcgagagttgtcaaagaatcgatactatgtgtcatatgttagttgcatcgatggtgtaatctatgaaacccctttcataattaccaccatactctgatcagagatttcatactatatatacatgagatcacataggatatccatacccgaaggtaagcagtgaatccccgactacaatgcatcgactcctatatgtttcgacaaaacacccaa is part of the Primulina tabacum isolate GXHZ01 chromosome 18, ASM2559414v2, whole genome shotgun sequence genome and encodes:
- the LOC142532257 gene encoding uncharacterized protein LOC142532257 encodes the protein MRQRRWIELPKDYDLSINYHLGKANKVADALSRRNIGKVSLSSLSAQPCLREAIKLKQSQDPSITKIKEQIQEGKSQEYQTEENGVLWMKGRLCVPDIDGIWEEVMSETHKPKFSVHPGSTKMYRDSKKNYWSPMYWDEVREKAITGPELVQETIEKVAIIKERIKAAQDRQKN